ACAACCCGCCCATCGGGACGATCACTCACTGCGTCCAGCCCGTTCTGGACGAGGTTGTGGATGACCTGGCGCAGCTGGGTGGCATCGCCCAACACCCAGGGCAGACGGGATTCGAGCTCGATCACCAGCCGCAAGGACTCGGCCGCATCGGGATAAAGCCCGGTGACCTCGCTCACCAGACCGTTGAGATCCAGCGGCGCCAGTTGCGCCGCCGGCAGCCGGGCGTAGTCGCGGAACTCATTCACCAGCTGCTTCATGGCCTGCACCTGGTTGACGATGGTGGCCACGCTGCGGGTCAGCATGGCGCGGTCGCTGTCCTGCTCCAACTTGGCAGCCAGCTTGTGCTCCAGGCGTTCGGCCGAGAGCTGGATGGGGGTGAGCGGGTTCTTGATTTCATGGGCCAGGCGCCGCGCCACCTCGCCCCAGGCGGCGCTGCGCTGGGCGGACACCACTTCGCTGATGTCGTCAAACACCAGCAACCAATCGCCCCTGGGCAGCACGGCGCCGCGCAGCAACAAGGTGGCAGGCGGCGCCAGGGGCTCCAAGCTCAGCTCCACGGTGTGTTGCCAGTGTTCGCCCACGCCGGGCTCGTCCTCGACCAAGCCCTGGAAGCGCTGCCACAGGCCCTCGGCAAAGCCCTGCAACTCGGCGGGCAGGGCCTGCTGCAAGGGCAGCTCGTGCTTGAGGATCAGGCTGGCACTGGGGTTGCGCCGTAGCAGGCGGCGCTCGCGGTCAAACACGATGACGCCCGAGGTCAGGTTGTCGAGGATGGTCTGCAACTCGTCGCGCGCGGCGTCCACGGCCGCCACGCTGCGCTGCACCTCGTCGCGGGCGCTGCCCAATTGATCGGTCATGTCGGCAAAGGCACGTGTCAGGCCGCCCAGCTCATCGCGTGAACCCAGGGTGGGCTTGCGGGTCAGGTCGCCCGCCGCCACCTTGCGCATGCCGTCGGCCAGCAGCAACAGGGGCTTGGCCAGGTGGTTGCCGAGTTGAATGGCCAGCAGCAAGGCCACGAACACGGCCAGCACCAGCACCAGGGTCAGGGTGCCGAGGTACATGCGGCGCAGGCCATCGCGCTCCAGGCCGCGGCGCTGATACTCCAGATTCGCCGCCTGCACGGCCAGGGCATTGCGCACCAGGCTGATGGGCAGGGCACGCTGCACCATCAGGTAACGCTCCTTATCGGTCAGCGAAAGCGCCGTGCTGGGCAGCAGGGCCAGCGCCCGCACATGGGCCTGGCCGGCCAGGGCGGCACCCTCATCTTCCAAACCGCGCAGCTGCGCGGCGCTGCCATCGCGGGCGGCACGCCGCAGCAGGGCGGCATCGATGCGCTCGCGCGCCAAGGTGGCGCTGGGGGCCGGCGCGGCACTGTCGAGCACCTCTTCAAGCACCGTGCCCTGGCTGCTGATCACCGCCACGCGCTCGGCACCCCACTGGGCGCGCAGGCGTTCCAGCGCCAGGGCCTGCACCCCGCCCTCGGTCAGGCGCTGGGCCCCCTGGCGGGCCTGCTCGGCCAGGGTTTCAGTCTGGGCGTCCAGCGTGGCGCGGCCCAGGTTCAGACCGGCTTCCAGCGCACTGGCCAGACGCACATCGAACAGGCTCTCGATGGAGCGGTTCACAAAGGAGTAGGACACCGCATAAATCAGCGCCCCTGGCCCCACCGCCACGACGGCAAACACGATGGCCAGCCGACTCAGCAGATGCGCACCAAATCGCCCGCTGCGCACCCGCAGGGCCAGGCGCAAGGCCGCGCCCAGGGCCACCAGGCCCAACAAACCGCCGACACCCATATTGACCCAGTACAACCAGGCCTGGTGGCGCTCAAAGAAACCGCTTGGGGTGGTGGCGCCGATGGACAGCAGATAGGCCAGCACCCCGCTGGCGGCCGCCACGGCCAGCAGGCTCAGGGTCCAGGCCCAGCGGCGCAGGCGGCTGCGATCGGACTCGTTCACTGGAACACCCTCCGCTCACTGCGTGAGCACCTCCCCAGGGGCGGAACGCGCCCCCTTCGGAGCGGCCGTGCGGGAGCGCTCATGAGGCCAGGCCCAACTCCACCGGTGAAACGGGGCGATCCCGCTCCACCCCCCACTGCGCGGCGCCGCCCAGGCCGATCTGCAAGGGGCCAGGCAGCTGCCGGTTATCCAGATAGAGCTTGAAGCTCAATTCATAGGCTTGAGCGCGTTCAGGCTCCTCGCGCAGCTCCAGCAGCCAGGCGCTGGCCCGGCGCAGCCCCCCCAGGGCATCGGCCAAGCTGTCGAAGCTCTGATGCAGGCCGCCGGTCGAGAGCCGGTACTGCCGGGTGAGCGGCTGAAAGCTCAGGCGCCATTGGCGCTCCGAACGGGCCACCGTGGCATCGCGCCAGTACCAGCGCTTGCGCGCCACCCGGGCCTCGGCATTGAAATAGAGCGGCACGCCCTTGTGCAGGGCTTCGTCGGCCATCTTGGGCAGCTCCAGCCGGGCGCTATAGGCCAGGCGCAGGCCCTCATCGACGCGGGTGAGCTCCAACAGTTCCAGGCTGCTGCTGGGCTGAGCCGAAACAGGCAGGGCCAGCAGGGCCAGCAACAGGAAAAAGGCGCGCAGCAGCAAGGAGAGGCAGGGCTAGGGAAGCGGGGCTAGGACTCGCCCCGCAGCAGCAGGGCATAGAAAAAGCCGTCGGTCGGGACGGCCCAGGCATTCTCGGGCAGGCCCAGCAGGTGCCCGGTCTGCCCCGGGATATCCAGGCTTCGCGCCTGCGGCTGGCGTTGCAAAAACGCTGCGATCTGGTCGCGCCCCTCGGCGGCAAAAAGCGAACAGGTGGCGTAGAGCAAGCGGCCGCCCGGCTTGAGCAGGGGCCACAGCGCATCCAGCAGTTCGGACTGGGTGCGCACCAGCTGCGCAATATCGCTCTCGCGGCGCAGCCAGCGCACATCGGGGTGGCGGCGGTTGATGCCCGAGGCGGAACAAGGGGCGTCGAGCAGGATGGCGTCAAAGGGTTTGCCGTCCCACCAAGCCGGCACATCGCGGCCGTCAGCGGCCCGCACCTGGGCCTGCAGGTTCAGCCGCCCCAGGGTCTGTTCGACCTTGCGCAGGCGCTCGGGGGCAGCATCCAGGGCCAACAGGTCCAGATCAGCCGCCTCCAGCAAATGCGCGGTCTTGCCTCCCGGCGCGGCGCAGGCATCCAGCACGCGCGCGCCAGCGGGCAGGGGCGGCAGGTGGCCGGCGCCATGGATCAGCAATGGGGCCGCCAACTGGGCGGCACCGTCCTGTACCGACACATCTCCCGCGCCAAAACCGGGCAGGCGCTGCACCGGGCAAGGCGGCTCCACCACCAAGCCGTTTGCCGCGCGCTCACCCAGTGGGCGCGCGGCCAGGCCGGCGTCCTGCAGGCGCGCCAGATAGTCCGCCGGGCTGCCCTGGCGGCCATTCACGCGCAGGGCCAGCGGCGGCGGCTGCTGAGCGGCTTGCAGCAGGTCCTGCCACTGCGTTGGCCAGTCCTTTTTCAAGCGCGCCACCCACCAGGCCGGGTGCTCCCAGCGCGCCTCGGGCTGCTGGGCGATCTGCGACAACAAGGCCTCCTGCTCACGCTGGAAGCGGCGCAACACGGCATTGACCACCGCCGCCTGCGCCGGCACCGCCTTCTTCATCGCCTGCACCGCTTGATTGACCAGGGTGTGCGGTGCGTAGGCGGTGGCCCCCGGCAGCAACTGGGTCAGCGCCGCCCGCAGCAGGCCCTCGGTCAGCGGCTGGGGTGGGCGCGGCATGAGGGTCTTGATGAGCGCCCCGCAA
Above is a window of Inhella inkyongensis DNA encoding:
- a CDS encoding sensor histidine kinase translates to MNESDRSRLRRWAWTLSLLAVAAASGVLAYLLSIGATTPSGFFERHQAWLYWVNMGVGGLLGLVALGAALRLALRVRSGRFGAHLLSRLAIVFAVVAVGPGALIYAVSYSFVNRSIESLFDVRLASALEAGLNLGRATLDAQTETLAEQARQGAQRLTEGGVQALALERLRAQWGAERVAVISSQGTVLEEVLDSAAPAPSATLARERIDAALLRRAARDGSAAQLRGLEDEGAALAGQAHVRALALLPSTALSLTDKERYLMVQRALPISLVRNALAVQAANLEYQRRGLERDGLRRMYLGTLTLVLVLAVFVALLLAIQLGNHLAKPLLLLADGMRKVAAGDLTRKPTLGSRDELGGLTRAFADMTDQLGSARDEVQRSVAAVDAARDELQTILDNLTSGVIVFDRERRLLRRNPSASLILKHELPLQQALPAELQGFAEGLWQRFQGLVEDEPGVGEHWQHTVELSLEPLAPPATLLLRGAVLPRGDWLLVFDDISEVVSAQRSAAWGEVARRLAHEIKNPLTPIQLSAERLEHKLAAKLEQDSDRAMLTRSVATIVNQVQAMKQLVNEFRDYARLPAAQLAPLDLNGLVSEVTGLYPDAAESLRLVIELESRLPWVLGDATQLRQVIHNLVQNGLDAVSDRPDGRVVVSTKQLHADDGSVRAVRLSLVDNGPGFAEQVLTRAFEPYVTTKSKGTGLGLAVVKKIADEHGARIRLSNLLPSSPDSRSPQGAVVSLTFTNLAAAPAGAAQSA
- a CDS encoding DUF4390 domain-containing protein; the encoded protein is MLLRAFFLLLALLALPVSAQPSSSLELLELTRVDEGLRLAYSARLELPKMADEALHKGVPLYFNAEARVARKRWYWRDATVARSERQWRLSFQPLTRQYRLSTGGLHQSFDSLADALGGLRRASAWLLELREEPERAQAYELSFKLYLDNRQLPGPLQIGLGGAAQWGVERDRPVSPVELGLAS
- the rsmB gene encoding 16S rRNA (cytosine(967)-C(5))-methyltransferase RsmB, yielding MNAAPPLHQLLLEAARALAALRAGRSLTDALDACPEGLRAGTQALAFAAVRAQGRCGALIKTLMPRPPQPLTEGLLRAALTQLLPGATAYAPHTLVNQAVQAMKKAVPAQAAVVNAVLRRFQREQEALLSQIAQQPEARWEHPAWWVARLKKDWPTQWQDLLQAAQQPPPLALRVNGRQGSPADYLARLQDAGLAARPLGERAANGLVVEPPCPVQRLPGFGAGDVSVQDGAAQLAAPLLIHGAGHLPPLPAGARVLDACAAPGGKTAHLLEAADLDLLALDAAPERLRKVEQTLGRLNLQAQVRAADGRDVPAWWDGKPFDAILLDAPCSASGINRRHPDVRWLRRESDIAQLVRTQSELLDALWPLLKPGGRLLYATCSLFAAEGRDQIAAFLQRQPQARSLDIPGQTGHLLGLPENAWAVPTDGFFYALLLRGES